The DNA region ATTTGGAAATGTAACAACCCTTTGACTTGTTTATgaacatgtcaaaaataatgttaaagCTCCTATGCTATATTATTGAACCTGACATccataaagaaagaaactacCTGATGAGGGTCTGCGTAAAATCATCCCAACCTGCGTGCTGCAGTGATTAAACGCTGCATTAATGTCTGGTAAGATCTCAGCATGCAAGGAGCTAATAATAGGCTTCCCCGCTGTCTAAATGAGATTGCTATAAGGCGATTCTTTGAGACAGAGACAAGTTCATCTTCGTTAAACCGAGACGCAAAGAGTTGACCCCGGGGAGCGACCTGATCCAGTCCCCATGCACTAATGCTTTCAGGGATACTATCGACAAGGATTCACCGAAAACTGGTCTGCCGCGGCGTCTACACAATGCTCGAAGGGCGAAATACGGTAGGCAGCAATTACACTGAATTTAACTGATTCTTGCGACCGGCCCGTTCCTCTACTCCCCTTTCAACAAACCATTTTACCGTGGACAGTGTGTAGAAATCGTATTTCGAAAGAAAATCTTAATGCAACATAAAATACATAGTATAAATCTACAGCGTGCTATAATTTAAGTGCACGAGTAATGCTGCAGTTAATCAAATGATTAATGAGTCTTCCGTGCTGCTGGCAGGTTATAGTCCTACTTGTGAAATCTGATGCAGGATTACACTAATTTTCCCCTCGCGTGTGCAGCGCGCACAGTCACGCGTCAACGTGCTGCGCTGTCCAAGGTGTTGAAACGGACAGCGGGGGTAGTCTCTTGTTAATCTCAGCACAACTATCTCTGCGTGTATCATCTACATGACTGTTTCTTGTATTGTCTGTCTTCATGTCAAGAAACAACTCGAGTTTGTTTTTCCAAGGTGACAGAAATATTTGGCTGCCGACTCTCTGCGTGACTCTTACCGTCACTGCTTACTGTTTGTTGCGAGCGATGCATGTTCAGCAGATATGATGCTCATGGGATTTTTGGATGGCTAGATGCTCTTAAGTGATCTGACGTTGTGCATTCACGTCATTACCTGTCCTGAGATATGGTTCAGTCACAGGGAAATGCGTTGTGTTAGTTTTTTGAAACCAGAcacctcatttttaaaaatctttttataaGTTTTGCATGCAGGCATACCCAAGTAGGCTCAAAcccaaaacagaaaataaatctaccttcaaatataaaacaaggaGCAAATGGCAGCTCCCACATGTACAGAGTTTAAGAGTGTCTGAAAGTATGCAGCACAGAATTTGATCATTTGCCAGGAGGTGTGACTTTCAAGCCACAACTAATTTTGGTGTCACATGTCTAAAATgagtttatttctctgtttgcaATGACTTCTCTATTATTAATATCTAATACTATCAGGAAAGGTGATATCACCATatatttcttcaggtcaaataCAGTATTATAAAATTTGATAAAAGTTGGATATCTTCTCACATCACTATTCAAGGAGACCGACATTGCTTGTTGGATGAGTATATGTTGTATCTGTTTGTTACATAAGAGAAAATAGAAATCTATCAATCATTACTGTTTTCAGATAAACAAATCAACCTTCACAAAAATCGAAGAAAACACTGAGAAGAAGAATTCACTGGAGAAAGGGAGAGCAACAATAATCTTTTCCCTCAAGAATGAAGTGGGAGGACTTGTAAAGGCACTCAAACTCTTCCAAGTATGGACGTTATTTCACTAGTTCCTAGTTCTATTTATTAATGTATCAATTTGGAATCGATTGCAGtgttaatattatataataccATTTGTATATCTACCAATATCTACCTGTAACTTATTCAGTAAAATCAATTTTGATTTTACACAAGAGTGTAAAATCAGTTCTACTGCAGTTATCATGCAGATGATAAAGATGATGTAGGCAACTTAAATAAGGATTCTCAATGTTTCTTGCAGGAAAACCATGTCAACCTTGTACACATAGAGTCCAGAAAATCCAAAAGACGCAACTCTGAGTTTGAAATATTTGTGGACTGTGACAGCAACCACGAACAACTGAATGAAATCATCCAGCTGCTTCGGAAGCATGTGAACGTGGTGGATATGGAGCCTCCAGATAACTCCTGTCTACATGAGGAAGGTAGGCAAACACTGAGTGCTGATATTGTGCATCAGATCCCCATGACCTGATTTACAATAAacaactttttctctctctctctcttctcagaTATGTATAATGTACCTTGGTTCCCAAAGAAAATTTCTGACTTGGACAAGTGTGCTAACCGTGTCCTGATGTATGGCTCTGACTTGGATGCTGACCATCCGGTATGTTGGGCAAAATCAATCTATGAGGgttgactttaaaatgaaacTCCTTGAATTCAAATCATTCTTATATCCTGATATATTTCACTCCATCAGGGTTTCAAGGACAATGTCTACCGGAAAAGGAGAAAGTACTTTGCTGATCTCGCCATGGCCTATAAACAGTAAgtttttgttgtatattttaatgCTTATTTTGGAAATCTGGGAGGATTTACTTGAAACTTAGgggatttttctgttttgtttcagtggGGATCCCATTCCTCGTATAGAGttcacagaggaggaggtgaagacgTGGGGTGTTGTGTACAGGGAGCTCAACAAGTTGTACCCCACCCACGCCTGCCGGGAATACTTGAAGAACCTGCCACTGCTGTCCAAATACTGTGAATGTCGGGAGGACAACATTCCTCAACTGGAAGATGTCTCACGCTTCCTCAGAGGTTAGTTATATTTCCTGAATAAAACATGCTTCTTTTGCCCGAAAATTCAAATGGAAATTTaagtattcattatttttttcagctttgtaAACTTAGTCACTTACTCGTGTGCGTTTCAAATTTCTTATCTTCTCAGAACGCACCGGATTTACCATCAGGCCTGTGGCAGGTTATCTGTCCCCTCGTGACTTCCTAGCTGGTTTGGCCTTCCGTGTTTTCCACTGCACTCAGTATGTACGGCACAGCTCCGACCCCTTGTACACCCCAGAGCCGTAAGTAATGCACAATACTATATTTATAAAAGGGATGTTAATTTTCACACAAAGCTTGTTGGTCCTAATACGCTGTTAACTTTCATTATCAAGGGACACATGCCATGAGCTGCTGGGTCATGTCCCTCTGCTCGCAGAGCCCAGCTTCGCCCAGTTTTCTCAAGAGATTGGTCTTGCTTCACTTGGGGCCTCAGACGACTCGGTTCAGAAACTGGCCACCGTGAGTGACACTGCTAAAGGACaatttaatcaaatcaaatatcaAGATCATTTCATATATATGAAGTAGAATAATTGTcagcatttttaaattttaacgTCAACACTCCTGTGTTACAGTGCTACTTCTTCACGGTGGAGTTCGGCCTATGCAAACAAGAAGGGCAGCTGCGAGCATACGGAGCAGGACTGCTGTCCTCCATCAGTGAGCTTAAGGtaaagacattttaacaaaCTGTTGAAATCTTAGTGCAGTCTTCCTTCCCATATATTCTAATCATGcattgtaaaatatattaatatatacagaATAAAACAGTGCCTGGTCAGATACACACCATCAATCTAAAACTGGCCAAAACCTATTAAAATAATCATATAAAGCAAATGTTAAATCACTGTATATGTTAAACCATAATTGAACAATTTAATCCGACAAAGTCCCttttcatgttgattaaatgtATGTTAGTAATGGGATTACATGGTTTCTCTTACTGAACCTATCACTTTTTCACTATAAAGAGCAGATTTAATCAAATGACCTAAATGTGTGCTACTTTTTACATACACTATAATGTGTGAAACATCATCATTATGTTTGTCTCTTACAGCATGCACTCTCTGGCAATGCAAGGATAATGCCTTTTGACCCTAAAGTTACATCCAAACAAGAATGCATCATCACAACATTTCAAGATGTCTACTTTGTGTCAGACAGCTTTGAGGAGGCCAAAGTCAAGATGAGGTGAGCTTGGTTTGCTGAGAACCTTCAAATGTTGGATTCCAGTGATAACAGTCATCTAATATATGATTTTTACAGTGATAACTTAGCCTGGAAAGTTGAAATTTACCTATAATTTGTTGtttgatatattatttaattttttctacATATTAGTTAAATCATGCTATTATGTTTGTTTCAGGGAGTTTGCCAAGACCATCAAGCGTCCCTTCACAGTCCGATACAACCCCTACACCCAGAGTGTGGATGTGCTAAAAGATACTCCCAGCATCAACAGCGTTGTGGAGGAACTTCGACATGAGCTTGACATCGTGGGAGACGCTCTCAACCGGCTGAACAAGCAGCTGGGTGTCTGACCGCCCGTACTCCAGTTCAAGTTATCCACTAACAGTCCCGTCAACGCTCGCCGTGTTGTCCCCAAACACTGCTGTAGAGATACTGCTTGTGTATCGCCCTTCGTCAGTAACAATGAATGTGCACTGCTTTTGGCAAAAATGCTCTGTTGTCCCCCTGCATGATATATGGCTTTTACAATTTACAGAGGCACATTTGGTGTGTTTAGCCACTGATATCAGTAAATTGCACAAACCCAAAGAGCTGCTTAACCTGagacaccattttttttcaatcagcTTCTGTATTGCAAACAGTTGATACGCTTTCATGGTACTTAAGTACCCTTTTAAAATATCCCCAGCTGTTACAAACACAGAAGTGGTTCCTCCTCCTATTGTTGACTCTGCCGTTGTATATGATCATGtgaatttttttgtaatttgtttcaTTATTCTTCTTCACATTTAATCTTCCTCACTTCAGTGATATGTATAAAATGTACCCTGTTTGTATTCTTTTGGTGTATGTATCATGttcctttttgtgtgttgttgagGGAAATTATGAAAGTGAAAATTGGTATTATAAGAATGTTTTCATGATTGATTATGACAGATTTGGCCCATGTACCCCAACATATTTTATCTTATAGTGATAATTTTGAATACCTCCTGTTGAAGTGAATATAATTGTAGTACTCctaaaatcaaaacattatttttctactgtaaagaaatatatacattatgagTAGGCTATGTATCAaactattgaaaaaaaaataaaatgttcattgtGTCTTCACAGCGTGTCAAAAGTTACCTGTTGATCATTGTTTGGTGTCTTCATGTTGATTTGGTAATGGATGACTTACTGGAGTTGAATGACGATCCTCCTCGGGACGCTGATAATAATGACAGTGATAACAGTTATGACAATTATGCTCAGGTGGGAGTTAGTGTGATTTAAATTTTAAGAATAATTATAGATCCGAGGGCAAAAGAGCTCATTACCATACCGTCTTATCACCTGAAAGAGAAAATCCATCCTGAAACAGATCTGACAATCAAATGTCTCCCTAGACTGTAAACCAGACTATCGGCACTTAAATTTAAAAGTTGGTTCATGGATACTGAAATAGAATCAGAATGACATTTATTACCAAGTAAGTTTTTTCAATTTGTCTTGGTGTAGAggtgcataacaatcaaaaaaatTGAACGTAGGAGAAAAAACAAGTATCTAtacaaagtgagaaaaataccacaaaagacaggtggtataaatatgtaaataaaattttatgATGAAGAATAAGTAAAAAATATGTTCTATACGAAGAGAGCTGtagagtttaaaaaatataatgtacAAGATAGTGACTGGGAATGTGCAAATGCTCACAGTATAAACAACAATGTAATGTGCTGTGATGTGCAAGTGTTACaaagaatacaaataattacattaatataaCATGCCACAGTTTTTATTTGGAATATATAGCTAACATCCCAAAGAGTTTTATATAAATGTCAGATTAGAAAATCTCCATGTCCAATCAGCTGCTCTGTGTCTCACCTCCAGATCTGAATATCACTTTAGTCTTTCTGTCCAGTTTAGGGAGAAACAAATTAACAGATTACAATTAGTTAGAAATGCcttaatttaacttaataatTATACTCAGAGTTGCTATGTTTATAGTACATCGAATGCAGcataaaacaacagtaatgCAATAAAAACGTGCTTCATTGAAGTTGTAGAGCTCAGTTTTTGTTCAAACTGTTTTAGAAAGGAACTGATGCAACTTGATAGTCATTTGTGAGACTGTTCGTGGTGCTGTTGAACTATTATACTGAGTTGTTTCTAATTTGTGTCAACTCCATTTATGTCATTTAAGTTTGACTAAACATTAGAAAAGGCTTTAGATACAATAGGTGCAGGCTGCCtgtaataaactggcaactgagtgtgTTATAGGGTGGGTTTCCTTTTCAAAATGTTGGAGACGCGACtaaaaaaacactattaaaaatCTTGAATTGCTTCTTGTTCCAGCCCATAACTTAACATGAATAAAACTGTCTAGTATGAGTATTATGGTACTACATCCATGCGGCGACGCAGTTAGTTGGTAATCTCTTTCACGACAGTGTCGCAAATCCCACTGATTGTGGCAGATACTCCATGGAAACGAACTCGCGGCAGGAGTTTTGTTTACATGCGTGGGTAAGTTTGTCATCTGTAACTGTTTAATTGTTaaagttatgtgtgtgtggtcgtGTAGTTTAGTGATCTCAAACACTCACCATCAGCAGGGCGGCAGTTCAGTTGTTGACGTTAACGTAGCActttgctaacgttagcttaacaGTCAACGAACTACCATCAGTCAGCCGTTAAGACTGGATTAACGGAACATTACTACTGATAGTTGGTCGTGTGTCCTGTTCAGTTTACTTTAGCTAGTAATAAATATGTCTGTCAGGGAGCCAACAGCTACGGGCAGCTGGGACAGGGACATGCGGAGGACCAGTTGGTGCCCCGGCTCTCTGACACCGCTGCTCTACGACACAGGACAGTCCGGGCTGTCGGCGGAGGTGGCGGGGGACACTCCGTGGTTGTTACCGGTAAGTTACTGAATGTGCCCTAACtacagtttttctttgttaaaatAAGTTTCTGACCGTCTGGTAACGTGTTGAATACTGTCACAGTCTGACTCTGAAAGTCCCAAGGGGTCTTTGGGCTCACCCCCCTGGCCAAATAAGTTACCTACAGTTTACCTATAAATAGATCCTGCATGGATTTTTATAGGCCTTGATATCTATTGTGTTTAGTGTTCTTGAGGGTTCTAAGTAAACTTATTATTTGTGTTGACTTTTTCTACATACAATGTTAGGTTCATCCACAAATGTAACCTGGTAAATATGtgcattatttttgactgcaattACCTCTTGGGGCCTGTAGGATCTTTTTATAGGGACTTACTTAATTTAATGTATGCAGTCTTGATGGGGTAGAGGTCAATTTGGGAATGTTTCTTTTTGAGAATGCAGTTTAGCCTTCAGGTTCTtaagcatttattttaaagtaatCTACCCATTTAATGTAAGCATTTTTTAGGCACATTTATGATTGTTACTATACAGAGGGTTTTACTTTTCTAGCTCCATATATGATATTGGAGGCTGACATATAATAAATTGATGTTTGGTATTTATGCTTTCCTATTGCACAAGGGGGGTGTGATTGGCTCCAGGCCTGTCACAAACCATTTGCCTGATGAAGATCTAGCaccaaaatgtcacaaataaatgtatcattGTAAGttagtgagagtgtgtgagagtttgTTTGCAACTGTTTCTGTGTCATGCCAAACAGCCCATCACACATGGAGTTGTTACAAGACACAGTTGTATgtcaaacatcaaaaatataCAGCAAgacattaaatgttaaatcttaACATCTAGCGTTACAGAAGTTTAGGTAACATAATGCTAATACACAAAATCCCAAATAAATTGTTCACTAAATAGcaaaaagtaagaaagaaaCTGCTTATACAAATTTTTAGCATgataaaagcatttttccttttatctttTTGTCTAATAACTATTTTTACTAAACaatggtgtgttttgtgttgaacAGAGAATGGAGAGGTGTTCGTGTGCGGGCAGAATCACAGAGGCCAGCTGGGACTTGGTCACACCTCAGACATCTTAACTCTTCAACTCTGCTCGAGCCTGAATCAGAGGGTCACAAATGTAGCCTGTGGTTgggatttttctctttttctcactggTGAGCAGTGAGCACCATTTCACCCCTGGAAGTGATACTCTGTTTCACATATGCACCTCGATGCACTTGGTGATGGGTAAAATAGGATGACGACTTATTTGTCCTCAGAGGGAAATTTGGATTTCATAGCTGTCAAAAATAAGACAAGTCAGAAATGGAAGTACACAAGATGGCAGTAAGTGGACAACAGGACCAGTCCTCACAACCCTCCACACACTAATGCACCATTCATGTCCTATGGGAATCACTGTAATTACCAGTCTACCACTGCTAAATACCATTCATCACAACATCCAGTTTGTAATTACGACTGGGAAACTGATTTTTATAAAAGCGCCAATATGTCTGTCTCTGCGCTTAATGGCCGCGCATAGAGCTATATTGTCAATGCGCAGTGATGCAACCAGCTCTTCAATACTACAAGTGTTTTGAGTTGTCTGATGATATGAGTGCTTTCATGTCATAAACATGGGAATATTTAAATCACCCATGATGTGAGAGTCATTAGATTCACATTCCAAGTGATCGGGCTGTCCAAATACCCACGATGACTGGAAGTCTCTCATGCAGACTGGTTTTGCCTTTTAGGCCACAACTTCTGCAAATCTGCAATGTTACACACCCAGAATTCTTAGCACAGTAATATTAAAAATGGGAACCTTCCACACATTCAAAAGTGTACTGTTTCAGTATGTTTGAGTGTGTTATggatgtttttttatctttttatatcACAGATTGTGGTAAATTATTGGCATGTGGCTCCAATGCATTTGGCCAGCTGGGTGTTGGACAGACAGTTAAACACTCTGCAGATCCACTGGTTATTGAGGTGAGTATATGGTAAAACGCAGTACCACCACTCTAATGTTTCCATACCTTTTTCTAATCAATCATGAGTGTTCAAAACTGCTGCATACCAACTTCACCTCATGTTCTATTTCTTTGAAGCAGATgtctttgtgctgtttgttttcagagtCTGAAGGAGCCAGTGGTGAGTGTAGCAGCAGGACTCAGACACTCACTCGCTGTTACTGGTAAGTTTGCATCATAAACTGTCCTCAGAATGTTTTCATCTGGCAGTCAATACACATATCCTCATTTTCTGTTCTGCCTTCAGATGCAGGCTGTGTATACCAGTGGGGAACAGGTCTATTCAGTCATGCCAAGAGAGCCCTCAGTCCTCACCCTGTCCCATCACACCTAAACTCTAAGATGCCTTCTCTGGTACCAGGTTAGTGGAACTTTATTGACATTAGGGAATATATGCCAGTGTATCACTGTAATGAGTGTGATGAGATTCTTGTGCCCATGTTGCAGGTCTGGATCAGAAGACATCACTTATTGTAGCTGCAGGCTCAACGCACTGTGTGTGCCTTACAGGTATTACACCAGCACACATAAGGGTCATTTACTTAGTATGAATTTGAGCCACTGACTTAGAAAAACATTCAGATCAACCTACATATTGCTTGTAGGATGTGTTGGAAATAACAAAGGCaacaaacaaagcagcagaTCAATTGAATTTAGCAGCCCAAAGGAAATAAAGGAATCACACTTGATTTAGCTTTGTGATTTTAAGATATAGGCATTCCAGCAACTTTTGCACcagaaataataagaaatagCTTCTAAGCTGCCCAGAGTGCCCTCCAAAATAAACAAGGCTGGAAACTCCTTGTTTAGAATAAAAATCTAGTTTCTATTTATGCCTTAGAAGAGTATAAACTCACTTAATTGCATACTGAAAAAAGAGTAGGAGACAAATATAAGACAGGCTGTAATTTAAAAGCATTTCGAACAGTTCTTCCCTGGAAGCATTATCACTTGTACCAGTGAGTTTTCTTCCACTTCATGTTCATACATCATGTCTGGCCTCCAGTCTGTCTTGTAATCAGTGGACCAGCACCACTCAATTACTGCTCTGCTTTTCTGTTGCTGCCTTTGCTGGGTGAAGAGTAATGTCATTCCTGTCCTATGTGCAGGAGATGGTGATTTGTTTCTGTGGGGAAGCAACAAGCATGGCCAGCTGACCACCACAGAGCCCTTCTTGTCCTCTCCCACTCTGCTGAAGCGGTCACTACTAGGTGGAGAGACAGTTAAAAATGTGTGGAGCGGCTGGACTCACATTGTTGCCCAAACAGGTGAGGCACAATAACACATAAAGTGTCTGTGATGCTCACCAGGTTAACAGGATAGTTGCCGTATCTGAACGAGGTAATCCTTTTCAGAAAGCGGGAGAGTGCTCACATGGGGCAGAGGAAATTATGGACAGCTGGGCCGACCAACGTCAACCAGCCAGAACCCAGAGCGGCCTTCAGCAGAAGGTGACAGCCAGGAGGTTTACTTACCTGCAGAGGTTAAAGCCCTCTGTGGAGCAACACAGGTAAGACTCCTCAATGTTTGgcatataaaaaatatcaataacaaCAAAGTATCTCTTAGATTTaatgttggtgttactgttgatatactgtatggaTTCTTGTGGTAGAAAATCTCAGTCAGTCCAGCAGGGGGAGGCAGACATCCACAAATGAAAAAGGTAGCTTAAGGTTGTTAAGCTACCTTCAGGCTCACAAAGAGCAGGTTCTCATATGATTGAAGATTGCAGAACCACGTAAAGCGCACACGCACACTGCCGTTATCATCCACAAGGGAGACAACCATTTACATTTAGTGAAGGCAGAGGTCTCTTCTCCCATAAGGGCAATTACGTGTGAGCTTCATGGGATTGCTGCAGTTAACCTGTAGTCTAAATAGCAGCAGCGTGGTAGGAGATCGTTGCCAATAAAGTGGATGTCAGGGACGGGCAAGGGCAAGCTCTGGATCATTCTTCCAATGTACAACGATCATTGCAGCAGCAATGGCAAATGTCAAGGCGTAGTCACCTTGTGTACGTAAAGCTAAAGGCAAGACGGATTAGCTGAGTGGACTATGAATCTCTCAGCCCACCCTACCATGTTAGTCCTCCTAACACTGTACATAAGCACCCACAGAGTCAATATTTAGCAAACTGTCACATCTTTATGAGGCATATGAACATTACTGGGGTAACAAATTATAACCTGTCAGTGGCTCAGGAATCATTGGGTGCACTTCTATTCATGGCTTGCCACAGTTGTATTttatcaaaactatgaaaaggAGAGTAAGTAGTCCAAACTCTGTTAGCAAGGatatatacaatacaattaATTTTATTGCTAATGCAAAAGCTACAGCAATCTAAAGAGGCATCTAGATAGCCCTGTCTCATGTTTCTACTCTTGTTCAGCTTTGTAGGTTTCAGGATCGGCATTTAAATGTGTCCTCTCCATTCCTACAGCAGTTATGAGTGGGGGAAAGACTATAGAAAAGGGCCATTAAATTGTAAAAGGTTTTGGTCGGCAAAGTCATGGCACACAGCCATCCTGAAGCGGTTGCATTaacaactcctcctcctcctccggaCATCCCAGCagtgtgaatgtttttgaaAGATCTGGCTTTTCTGCTACGGGTTTCTGCTCTGCTTTCTGATGAAGCACTGTGGAGTGAGGGATTGCATATCGGAGCATTTAGTGAATTAACAGATAAaatcatcactgatgatgtatGTAGTTTTGAATAAAAGCTGAATCACTACATCTTGacacatgttttatttcagtttcgGAGCAAGTTTGGTTACAATGTGTCCCAGTTTCCATGTTGGCTTTAACAATCTTTGAGTATTACAGTCCTAAAATCTGCTTTCAGCAAACATATTAAACATCTTTTCAaatcttctttttctctgcagaTTGCATGTGGATCTGAACATAACCTCGCCATTTTAGGTGAGTGTATTGTCTCAAAAATGTCCTGACATTTTCTTGGCTTTTCAGCTCATTTTCCCTTTGGAAGTTATTTTCAAAGCCGTATTTGCCAATATCAACACCTGTAGTGCTGGGAGGGAAAAGATAATCATAAAAGTCTGATAACATAATACACAACTGTACTGGAAAGGTACAATGAAGAAGAGAAGTTTCTGAGAAGTTGAGCAAAAATACGTTAAACCTATTGGTTTCAGTAAGTCCAAGTGGCTGAAACAAGAGACACCACTTCTGGCCTGACATGGCTCTGGCTAATAGAATACATACAGGTGAGGCTAAACAGTTTCAAGTCATCCTCCTTGCTGTACCAAAGAATTAGTAAGGGAACTGTcttatattttacagttgaataTCAGTGTG from Thunnus albacares chromosome 7, fThuAlb1.1, whole genome shotgun sequence includes:
- the tph1a gene encoding tryptophan 5-hydroxylase 1a isoform X1, which encodes MYSNKLEGPRRGRSFDSMNIGYEEKLLNNEINKSTFTKIEENTEKKNSLEKGRATIIFSLKNEVGGLVKALKLFQENHVNLVHIESRKSKRRNSEFEIFVDCDSNHEQLNEIIQLLRKHVNVVDMEPPDNSCLHEEDMYNVPWFPKKISDLDKCANRVLMYGSDLDADHPGFKDNVYRKRRKYFADLAMAYKHGDPIPRIEFTEEEVKTWGVVYRELNKLYPTHACREYLKNLPLLSKYCECREDNIPQLEDVSRFLRERTGFTIRPVAGYLSPRDFLAGLAFRVFHCTQYVRHSSDPLYTPEPDTCHELLGHVPLLAEPSFAQFSQEIGLASLGASDDSVQKLATCYFFTVEFGLCKQEGQLRAYGAGLLSSISELKHALSGNARIMPFDPKVTSKQECIITTFQDVYFVSDSFEEAKVKMREFAKTIKRPFTVRYNPYTQSVDVLKDTPSINSVVEELRHELDIVGDALNRLNKQLGV
- the tph1a gene encoding tryptophan 5-hydroxylase 1a isoform X2, whose amino-acid sequence is MYSNKLEGPRRGRSFDSMNIGYEEKLLNNEENHVNLVHIESRKSKRRNSEFEIFVDCDSNHEQLNEIIQLLRKHVNVVDMEPPDNSCLHEEDMYNVPWFPKKISDLDKCANRVLMYGSDLDADHPGFKDNVYRKRRKYFADLAMAYKHGDPIPRIEFTEEEVKTWGVVYRELNKLYPTHACREYLKNLPLLSKYCECREDNIPQLEDVSRFLRERTGFTIRPVAGYLSPRDFLAGLAFRVFHCTQYVRHSSDPLYTPEPDTCHELLGHVPLLAEPSFAQFSQEIGLASLGASDDSVQKLATCYFFTVEFGLCKQEGQLRAYGAGLLSSISELKHALSGNARIMPFDPKVTSKQECIITTFQDVYFVSDSFEEAKVKMREFAKTIKRPFTVRYNPYTQSVDVLKDTPSINSVVEELRHELDIVGDALNRLNKQLGV
- the sergef gene encoding secretion-regulating guanine nucleotide exchange factor isoform X2: METNSRQEFCLHAWGANSYGQLGQGHAEDQLVPRLSDTAALRHRTVRAVGGGGGGHSVVVTENGEVFVCGQNHRGQLGLGHTSDILTLQLCSSLNQRVTNVACGWDFSLFLTDCGKLLACGSNAFGQLGVGQTVKHSADPLVIESLKEPVVSVAAGLRHSLAVTDAGCVYQWGTGLFSHAKRALSPHPVPSHLNSKMPSLVPGLDQKTSLIVAAGSTHCVCLTGDGDLFLWGSNKHGQLTTTEPFLSSPTLLKRSLLGGETVKNVWSGWTHIVAQTESGRVLTWGRGNYGQLGRPTSTSQNPERPSAEGDSQEVYLPAEVKALCGATQIACGSEHNLAILETGQHRLETDYYSPCI
- the sergef gene encoding secretion-regulating guanine nucleotide exchange factor isoform X1, whose translation is METNSRQEFCLHAWGANSYGQLGQGHAEDQLVPRLSDTAALRHRTVRAVGGGGGGHSVVVTENGEVFVCGQNHRGQLGLGHTSDILTLQLCSSLNQRVTNVACGWDFSLFLTDCGKLLACGSNAFGQLGVGQTVKHSADPLVIESLKEPVVSVAAGLRHSLAVTDAGCVYQWGTGLFSHAKRALSPHPVPSHLNSKMPSLVPGLDQKTSLIVAAGSTHCVCLTGDGDLFLWGSNKHGQLTTTEPFLSSPTLLKRSLLGGETVKNVWSGWTHIVAQTESGRVLTWGRGNYGQLGRPTSTSQNPERPSAEGDSQEVYLPAEVKALCGATQIACGSEHNLAILGGCLLSWGWNEHGMCGDGSETDVFEPQLISGLRPLLIGCGAGHSMAVCAATTGSRQNSAPTPLQ